Within the Miscanthus floridulus cultivar M001 chromosome 17, ASM1932011v1, whole genome shotgun sequence genome, the region tgcttgacgccaaagggggagagggattgagtatgttagatctagggggagcggtACATCTAGGGGGAGCATGTGATTCGTTACTTTTCGTTTCTTATGTGTGATACTCTATGtattcacgtttactttcatgcattgcattacatacatgtgattgtgatacttatgtggcatgtgtgctctctactttgatttatatatatgtcatataacttagttatgctcatttgctttgcttccgtgttttactctgattcaaatgagctttacttcttatactcatgcttaattcatatctattgagtacatcatgttggcttgggtcgtataagcatgtctaactcctttgtacttattgtcaaaagcttatatgaaccaagcatgttgaaaacctcactaatCTCTTCTACATACtcaaggttgtgttgtcatcaatcaccaaaaaggggggagattgaaagcatctaggcctctagttgggttttggtgattaatgacgacataagattactataactaacgtgtgttttgcagcggcaatttaagttaggtcatggtaatggtaattgattgggcaatcatcgTTGTCATGCCCccgtcgatggaaatcatttcggtttttaaaggatggacaacaaggttaaggatggactagttctaagtgtcgtttggtgttgaagagacacttagagtagtttaggactttgtttttttctttggccgtactattaagggggtatgaactagtagcttgacctaggtgagactagtgggttaggtatggtgcaaacttgtcaaatctagcaccagatagcttaggaatagccataagattaattggagcaaacttcattcacatagaatttcgagttgaaagtgaatggagggtcaaatgactgaccggacgctggtctagttgtgaccgaatgctggagggtgagtccggtcagttcatttgatcaactgaagtCGTCTaattgtgactggacgctgagtgaaaagtgatcggacgttgggtgCCTGCGTTCGATCAACTCCAAAGATGTTCTAGAGATGGATTTTCctaatcggacgcgtctggtcagtgctgactaggcgctggtcaggatccggtaactgaccagacactgaacagcgaagtgaccggactctgagtgctagcgtccggtcaacatcaataaggttccagagagcgtttttcttgaccgaacgcgtccggtcagtgctgaccggacataggtcagagtccgatcagaaCTTAATGGCTCTTTCTGACATAGTGGCAGGGATAACTGATCGGAGTGTCTGGTCactctgaccggagcgttcggtcaccccgcagagtgatgactcagcctccaaacgttatgttttgaatgagagggtataaatacttactccattcATCCAAGGGAGGACTCTTGCCCATTTTCTCAACTGAGAAACACcattgagagtgcaaaggagagcatgagcctagtgaggtgattgagatttgagaattcaagattaaggcctcattagtgcaaggagagtagcaagtgtgtatccacccttctcattaggcttgtcgtggtcaagtgagagtttgtgcttgttactcttggtgatcgccatcacctagatggctcggtggtgattgggagtttggtgatcatccaacggagcttgtggatgacccaactcaagttatgagcggttgtggatgattcactgcgatgaagtgtcgaagaatcagcccgtagagagcacttgattcttgcgcagaccaacgaggactagtggagagtgacgactctctgatatctcggcaaaacatcgccgcgttcctttctcgctctttactttaagcatttacatttgagcaattcatttcatgtctttacattcctaaaattgtcatgctagagtaggattggaacttagggtacaaaacttttgtgcggtatattaatagaatcacattctaggcacaagaggtgaagtgggctaagtgtaggacttaattattgcaaagaatttagaattaacacaattcaccccccctcttgggcatcttgatgctTTCAATTGGTACGGAGTCTTGTGctcgctaaattaggcttaaccacctagagaaagatgtcccacgggatggacctcctcctatctttgagggagatgattttccttattgaaaaatccacatggaggcttatttagaagctttagatgttggaattcttaaagctgcctcacaaggcttcccaaaatctaaggatcccacacaccttcaaggAGACGAAGTTAATTACGAGAAATAAAATACAAAgactagaaacaccatctttatagGCCTTTAAAAAGATGTTTTAACCGTATGCGGAATCACAAGGACACACatacactatggtcggatattttacgctctatgagggaacaaagagtgagcgtgaggaatgctatcttgttatgaaaaagcttagtTCATTTGAGATGCtccctaaagaaagtgctaatgagatatactcacgcttgaatgttcttgtagaggaagtgaATGGGCtaggacttacacaaatgcaaccctccgatgttataaaaaaatattgaGTGTccccccattgataaatataggcatattgtgaccgtgctttatcaaggtgatcttttcaccgctacaccaactcaaatattaggaaagatcaatgcacatgagatgtattagcacatcacaccacaagatgactcttcttccaccaagaaaggctagccaagagaagaaaggcaaagcaagagttgaacatgagagctcaagtgatgataaaattgatgatgcaagtcttgctctcttgatgagaagaaccgccaagatgcttaagaagctcaacaagaacggtgtcaagtttgatggcaagaagaagaaatttttcactagcaatagaaggaagccaaccTCCGAGATGaattgctataattatggagaacttggtcatctagctcatcaatgccccaagtcCAAGAAAAACAAGTATAAAAAGAAGTAGAAGGACAAaaaaatgactcaagtgatgaagatgatgatgagaaaaaaaaaacaagctatacaagaagaagaatggcaagtcatacatcgttggtgattggctcacggatattgattcatcaagttgctcatccgatgataaaaatgagaatgagaaggtgcCCGCTGTTTAATTGATTCTTCACTGTCTTCACCGATACCATCcttttggacatcttgatcctttcacagattttttttttaaatatgatTAAGTAGACATTTGTAATATAAATTTTAAAACATAATTACAGAAATCAGACaaatttagtaaaaaaatatgcGGTAGATTTGTTTGTTTGAGCCAGAATCGGTGTAAATAACACATTCCGGCTAGgctaaaaaaaaaaacacattccGGCTGAAGACAGAAAAATCCACTGTCTGGTAGTCTACTCGACCACCAGTTGATGAGGGGGAGAATTCACCTCGGCGGCTCGTCCTCGCGCCGATGGCGGAGCCCAGTCCTAACCCGACCGTGGTGCTGCACGCCTGCCTCGGCGTGGGCCACCTGATCCCCATGGTGGAGCTCGCCAAGCAGCTCCTCCGCCGCGGCCTCGCTGTCATCATCGCCGTGCCGACCCCGCCGGCCTCCACTGCCGACTActtcgcctcctccgcatccGCCGTCGCCGCGCTCGCGGCCGCCAACCCTGCCGTCTCCTTCCACCACCTCCCGGCCCCGGACTACCCTGCCCCTGACCCGGACCCCTTCCTCCAGATGCTCGACGCGCTCCGCCTCACAGTCCCctccctcaccgccttcctccgcTCCCTTCCCTCCGTCGCCGGGCTCGTGCTCGACCTCTTCTGCGGCGACGCGCTCGACGCGGCCGCATCCACCGGCATCCCGGCCTACTTCTACTACACCTCCTGCGCTGGCGTCCTCGCCACGTTCCTCTACCTTCCCCACTACTTCGCCACGACGGAGGGCGGCCCCAGCTTCAAAGACATGGGCAAGGCGCTCCTTCAGTTCCCCGGCGTCCCGCCGATCCCGGCTTCGGACATGCCTCACACTGTCCTCGACCGCACGAATCGGACCTGCGCCTCGCGGATCGTGCACTACGGTCGCATCCCAGAGGCGCAGGGCGTGCTAATCAACACCTACGAGTGGCTGGAGGCGCGGGTCGTCAGGGCACTCAGGGACGGCGTCTGCGTCCCTGGCCGCCCCACACCGCCGGTGTACCCCATCGGCCCACTGATCGTCAAgggcgaggaggcggcggaggaagGGGAGCGGCACGTGTGCCTGTCGTGGCTGGACGCACAGCCGGAGCGGAGCGTGGTGTTCCTCTGCTTCGGCAGCCTGGGCGCCGTCTCCGCGGCGCAGATTAAGGAGATCGCTCGCGGGCTGGGGAGTTCCGGGCATCGGTTCCTGTGGGTCGTGCGGAGCCCACCGGAGGACCCGGCAAAGTTCTTCCTCGCGCGTCCCGAGCCGGACCTGGACTTGCTGCTCCCGGAGGGCTTCCTGGAGCGGACGAGCGACAGGGGGATGGTGGTGAAGATGTGGGCGCCGCAGGTGGAGGTGCTGCGGCACGCGGCGACGGGCGCGTTCATGACCCACTGCGGGTGGAACTCGGTGCTGGAGGCGGCGTCGGCCGGCGTCCCCATGCTGTGCTGGCCGATGTACGCCGAGCAGAGGCTGAACAAGGTGTTTGTAGTGGACGAGATCAAGGCCGGGGTGGTGATGGACGGCTACGATGAGGAGCTCGTGAGGGCGGAGGAGGTGGAGAAGAAGGTGAGGCTGGTGATGGAGTCCGAGGAAGGGGAGAAGCTCAGGGAGAGGCTGGCTATGGCAAAGGAGAAGGCTGCAGAGGCGCTGGCTGATGGCGGACCGTCGTCGCTGGCGTTTGAAGAGTTCTTGAAGGATTTGAATCTCGCCAAATGATCATGCACAGAAGTGAGCAACATGGTTGATCCTGTTACCTGATATTAGCTTGGACTATGATCTATGTGTGCCCTTTCCGGGTTTGTTCAGGAGATTTTAACCTGCAGGGTCAAATCCTCTTCAGTTTCTCTCTAATTCTCACCAAACTGAAGAAGGCCTCGATGAGATAGCGGAGCATGAGTTGTGAGTGTTGACAAATAATATATGCTGAAAAATACATGCATTATCTTCTGGGTGATGAGGAACTGCCAGCTTTCTTCAGTAGCATATTCTAGCTCAAATCAGAATATGCTATACTAGCTACAATCATCAGTGAATTGATTCAGAAAACAATGTAAATTGACCATCACAATCACATTTGATCAATTCTACTGATCCAATTTTACTGCCACACTACAGATGCAATATTTAATCTCTTactatcaaatatatatatatcatttcgCAGTTCATCTGCCACACTAGCACACCTTGATCAATTCAATTGCGTTCTCCGTTTACGGAGCTGCTCTTGTCCAAATCTCTCAAGAACTCCGCGAATGCCATTTCAGAAGACCCGCCTTCCATAGTAGCCCCCAATGCCTTCTCCCTCGCCACCGCGAGCCTCTCCCGAAGAATCCTCCCTTCCTCACCCTCCATCACCAGTTTCACCTTGGCTTCCACCTCCGCCGCCCTGACGAACTCTTCGTACCTCCCCAGCGCCACCGCGATCTTCATCTCCTCCaacatgaacaccttgttcagaCCCTGCTCCGCGTACAATGGCCAGCATATCATGGGCAGCCCCGACACGATGGCCTCGAGCGCCGAGTTCCACCCGCAGTGCGTGACGAATGCGCCGACCGCCTCGTGCCGCACCACCTGCGCCTGTGGCACCCAGTTCTTCACCACCATGCCTCTGTCTCTGTTCCTGTCCAAGAACCCTGCGGGAAGCATGCGCCCCAAGTCCGGGTCCGGTTCGGGAGACTGGCCCTCTTCTTCCGGCGGGCTCCTCACGACCCACAGGAACCGGTGGCCGGAGCTCTCCAACCCGCGGGCGATCTCCTGTAACTGCGCGGCGGAGAAGGCGCCCTTGCTGCCGAAGCAGAGGAACACGACGCTCCGCTTCGGCTGCGCGTCCAGCCACGCGAGGCACTCGTGCCTCTCGCCGCTCTCCCCCGTCGTGCTGCCGTCGTTGACCAGTGGGCCGATGCAGAAGACTCTCGGCGTCGGCCGGCCAGGCACGCAGACGCCGTCGCCGAGCGCTCGCAGGGCCCTGGGCTCCAGCCAGTCGAAGCTGTTGACCAGCACGCGCCTCCCCTCCGGGATGCGCTTCCACTGGTACATCCGGACCTTGGTCGCGTCGCTGTCCCTGTCCCGCACCGTCCACGGCATGTCCAGCGCCTGGATCGGCGGCATGCCGGGGCAGCGCACCAGCGCCTCGCCCATGTCCCTGAACGACGACGGCAGGGTCGGGTAGAGGTACGGCAGGTTGAGGAACACGGCGAGGTCCCCCGCCGCGGAGGCGAAGAAGAAGTAGGCCGGCACGCCGAGCTCCGCCGCGACGTCGAGCGCGTCGCCGCAGAACATGTCGAGGAGGAGCGCGTCGACGGCGCCGGCCAGGGAGTCCCGCAGGAGGTCCCGGAGCGCGGGGTTGGCGAGCTGGAGCGTGTCCAGGTCGCGCTTCACCGGGTGCGCGCCGACGTCCGGGCTGGCCGGCGCCGGCAGGAGGCGGAACGCGATGGCCGGGTTGGCCGCCGCGAGGCGCGCCACCGCGGTGGCCGACACGGCGTCGGTGTCGGGAGGGTCGACCACGGCGATGAGCGCGCCGTGGCCGTGGCGCAGGAGGTGCTTGGCCAGCTCCACCATCGGGATCAGGTGGCCGACGCCCAGCGAAGGGTAGAGCACGAACGTCCTCTTCTTCCCCGTCATGGTGCTGGATCGGTGGCGTAGCTCGAGCTTCAATTCGTTCGCCGGACTGGGGATCTCGTGGTTATGGTTGGAATAGATCTGGAACCGATAGCGGCACCTGCGCCGCTGCGCGCATATATACTAGTACAGCACAGTAGCAACCGATGTCCGAGGCTGACACCATATTTCTGGAATAAAATTGTATGGACCGGGGTCCTTTTCTCGGTAGTGGACTTGCACCTCTCTCAGTTCGCGGCTTGGTCTGTGCCTCGGCTGGTGCTGGTTGAGAAAAGTACCGTATCATGGTCATGGGTGGCCAACTCCGCCAACATACGTACTATGTGAGTGTACCTTCCCAAGTGACCCCACGCCGGCATGGCTGTTTCGTGTGCGATGACGAACGACACACGCAGCCAGTTTCGCCGGAGCCCGGGGGTCTTCGCCGCTTGGGTAGAAGAGCCGTAGAGGCGTACTGCAGTCGCGTACAGCTCCCACTCGTACCCATGGACGCTGAGGGCCCGCTTAGAACGCGAGATCCACCCCACCCCCTGAATTCTATAGATTTTTTAGTGAAACTGAGCTGATTTCTTGCAATTTCGATACGCCTCTTGTGAAATTCTGTATTCCAAATATACCCTTCTTGTACATGTTTCGCTGGGTTGAATCTCATCGGCTCGTTTGGCTGATCCAGTTTGTGAAGGGTGTTCGGTTGATTTTGATTGATTCAATAATGTTATGTGAAAGAGAATAAGCCGAGAGAAGCCGAGCTGAACACGCCGCATGTCTGTTTGCCGAGAACAAAAGACTCGCCTTGATTGACGCCGTCACATTCCTTGGCTCACCTTTACCTGCATGCGTCATGTGTCCTGCGTCACTAGCTGATCGTTCTTTAAAAAACGATAAGGGCTTCACCAATCCATAGGCTAACAAGTTTGTTGGCCTCAGCTAAAAATAGGAGTACCTGTAGGTAAAAAGAAGTAGATAAATCAACTCACAATGGAGGCAGCTCGTTTGTTCTAACACAACCGAACAGCTTTACCTCTTTCCCTAACGCAAGTATTCAGCTTTATTTCCTAGGGGAAAAAGTCTAGATCACCCCCTCACCTATAACAAggagtctacttcaccccccaaactatgaaaccgtctgttttaccccctgaactttccaaaaccgtctattttaccccctgggcggttttcagcggcggtctttgctacagtaacagcgggtttgctacagtaccggCTGGtttgaatttctttttttttatttattttcggtacatttttgaaaaatcatagtaaatcatagaaaaatcataaaatgaaaaatctaattttattggactccacatgagtagatctacacaatgaatatataatacggtatgctttagtacaatttttttttatagctttagattaattgaaaaatctaattttatctataattaattagaatttatctataactaagttatacatagtccaatgagtacgaaatttttactatagttcaagcatacaataattagcgtatcataaaaatttcaccacaattggaccatagaagctgcagctatgaattattccaattaattatagacaaaattaaattttccaattaatctaaggctacagtaaaaattttgtactaaagcataccgtattatatattcactatgtagatctactcatgtggagtccaacaaaattagattttttattttacgatttttctatgatttatcaaAAATGCaccgaaaataaacaaaaaatggAAATTCAAACCAGCgggcactgtagcaaacccgctgacactgtagcaaacccgctgttactgtagcaaaaacgCCGCTGAAAAccacccagggggtaaaatagacggttttggaaagttcagggggtaaaacagacggtttcatagtttggggggtgaagtagactcaTTGTTATAGGTGAGGGGGTCATCTAGACTTTTTCCTTTCCTAGGGACCAACGAAGGAACCTTCCTTCTCTCGCTACAACAATGCTTTATCTTTTTTTTATTCCTCAAATCTCATAGCACAGGTTGTGGAATCTAAACATACAACTAAACACACGTCTAACACACACCACACACCACACACCACTAGGGTATACGCTAAATCTAGAACCTATACTACCCACAACACGTCACGTCTAACACACACCACTCACCACTAGGATGTACGCTAGATTAGAACCTATATTACTCACAACACACGTCTCAAGACATTACTCACAACACACGTCTATAAGACATTCATGAAGACACGAGCTTCGCTAGCGACGGACGTGTCATCTCCCTTTGTGGTCCATAGACGTATGAGGATAGCTGCACAGAAATTTAGGGAAAAGTACCCTAGCTAAGACACCAGCGCCAAGTCCAAGACTCGAACGCTGGTGAGCaaccagcctgttcgtttggctgtggcgtgtcgtaaacgatcgtaaattttcagccgaaacaatatttttctctcacacaaaccagccagcagtacttcttcacaaaccagcaacgatataaaccagccaaccgaacaggcggAAGAAGCCAGCCACCGGCTCTTGCCACCCGCACTACGTGCGGTCCTCAACGATGCTTCATCTTTTTGCCAGATGGAGCAATCCGAGTATCGACTCCTCTACAAGAAGCTCGGTCACTCTGAGAGACTACTACTCTTGATGATATGAACTTGAGGAGCAGATGTGGAAGTTGAGACATTATTGTTTATTCTATCCCATTTCCAATAACGAGTGGCTGCTTTAGTGTCGGTATGTTTAGAGCACAAAGATGCATCGATAGATTCATAATTTATATTTAGGTCATTTTAGCAACATGCAAAATATACACTTTATGATGCTTTAATTAGGACAAAGATAAACAACATACATTTTTGTAAGGCTCGGCTAGTTCAACGGTATCTTGAAACACAACTTTTAGTTGCTTGCTACCATATATAATAGTGAATGCCACTTCTCGTTTCTAAACTCTATATTGTAACTTTGTGGAATAATGTTGTGGCACTTCCATCATGATAAAGTCAGTCCACTAGACAAT harbors:
- the LOC136516357 gene encoding anthocyanidin 5,3-O-glucosyltransferase-like, with protein sequence MAEPSPNPTVVLHACLGVGHLIPMVELAKQLLRRGLAVIIAVPTPPASTADYFASSASAVAALAAANPAVSFHHLPAPDYPAPDPDPFLQMLDALRLTVPSLTAFLRSLPSVAGLVLDLFCGDALDAAASTGIPAYFYYTSCAGVLATFLYLPHYFATTEGGPSFKDMGKALLQFPGVPPIPASDMPHTVLDRTNRTCASRIVHYGRIPEAQGVLINTYEWLEARVVRALRDGVCVPGRPTPPVYPIGPLIVKGEEAAEEGERHVCLSWLDAQPERSVVFLCFGSLGAVSAAQIKEIARGLGSSGHRFLWVVRSPPEDPAKFFLARPEPDLDLLLPEGFLERTSDRGMVVKMWAPQVEVLRHAATGAFMTHCGWNSVLEAASAGVPMLCWPMYAEQRLNKVFVVDEIKAGVVMDGYDEELVRAEEVEKKVRLVMESEEGEKLRERLAMAKEKAAEALADGGPSSLAFEEFLKDLNLAK
- the LOC136516358 gene encoding anthocyanidin 5,3-O-glucosyltransferase-like, encoding MTGKKRTFVLYPSLGVGHLIPMVELAKHLLRHGHGALIAVVDPPDTDAVSATAVARLAAANPAIAFRLLPAPASPDVGAHPVKRDLDTLQLANPALRDLLRDSLAGAVDALLLDMFCGDALDVAAELGVPAYFFFASAAGDLAVFLNLPYLYPTLPSSFRDMGEALVRCPGMPPIQALDMPWTVRDRDSDATKVRMYQWKRIPEGRRVLVNSFDWLEPRALRALGDGVCVPGRPTPRVFCIGPLVNDGSTTGESGERHECLAWLDAQPKRSVVFLCFGSKGAFSAAQLQEIARGLESSGHRFLWVVRSPPEEEGQSPEPDPDLGRMLPAGFLDRNRDRGMVVKNWVPQAQVVRHEAVGAFVTHCGWNSALEAIVSGLPMICWPLYAEQGLNKVFMLEEMKIAVALGRYEEFVRAAEVEAKVKLVMEGEEGRILRERLAVAREKALGATMEGGSSEMAFAEFLRDLDKSSSVNGERN